AAGTTAATGACGGTCGTCAGTGCAGACAATTTTGACAGTTATGTGATTGAGGGCTTTAATGGAATCTAAAACTTGTATCTCAACTTTATCTGCAGAAGACCTGCGGTTGCATCTCCTGTCGACTAACAAACTGCCGGCTGGAATtccagaaaaattgctagGTAATATCTCTGTAGTAGGAATCTATTTTAAGTTGAACATTTTCTGTGCTGTGTGTTTGTTGGTTGGTGAGACCCTTTTCCAAAATGACCATTGATTCTTTTAAATGCTTTTTATGTTCAGTTATAGTTAAAGGCAATTATTCTCAACTGACAAGTCACTTGAAACTTTTTCATGGCTTCCTTAAAACAACAGGTCATAGTAACAGAACTTTGTATTGTGGGAGCGTTCTTGTCATTTCTATAATCAAACAACTGGATCTGGTTTTATTGAGACAAGGCTGAAAAGACTGAGGGAAGTTCATCGTGAAGAACCACGCCGGAAGAGGCCAACACAGGACTCTTCTCCAATCCAAAAAAAACCGCGTGTCACGAAACGGCCTcatgtaaagaaaaatgccgACTACATCTTCAATGAAGCCGAATGCCAgtttaaggtttattttttaaataacattcAATCCACAATAAAAGCTTtaactttgtttatatttacaGGTTGAATGGTTGAAGAGTCATCCGCCTGGAGGAGATAATGACACAGTCATCATTGAGTACAGCAAGGCGACTTTTTGGGTATCctcaaaaagaaatcaaacaaactcTGACTGAACCTGGTCTCATCATGAAAGAATATCCCCGCTTCAAGGACTTCCAAAATGGATCTCTGGTAATGTGCTACAGCAATACGTTCGAGATGTTTCAgctaacttatttttattcctaAAGTTTCAGGTAGAATTTCAGTTACTCTATCCCGATGCCAAGAACTTCGAAAAagtctttaaagaaaaattcttatttaaaatattggctctggctaataaaaaaaacattgacattcCTGACTGCCCTGACGGTAAGTTGATTATAGTCTACTTTTCGAgttaatttgtcatttttcacGAAATACCTTTTAACAGAATGTCTTAAGGCCGTTTTCGTGTTACTAAAGCTGACTCCAAGCATCGTTAAACTCCGAAAAgttaattttcgtttgattacGGAACGACTGATAGTCTTTTTAAaggcaattttcttttcagtttaaaAGTTTACTCTTTTTCGTCTTTATTTATAACTAtagcaattttttattgtgttgtgtTTACAGGATAATGCTGACTTGATTCAATTAAGCGAAACGCGAGACCCTCATTTGAAGCAGCCATTCATCTGCTGCATGGGAACGATGGAAACTCCTACAAACTTCTGGATTGTTATCGATCGTGATATAATACTGTGTGGTAACGACTTTGCAACTGCTTTCGTTAacttgttttgctcgttttatgcatttaatttaaatttccctCAGTATTTGGAATCATTTTATGGATTTTTTTGAGGAATGCGTTTTCGATATTAAAATTCCTTCTCCCTCAGTAACAGCCTTTAGAGCATCCCTAGAATGTTTAAGAGACCTAAAGGTAAATATGCAATGCTAACACAATCGAGCTTAAAAGTGAATGGCGCCCACTTTTATAAAAGTGGGCGCTTTCAAGCTTATAAGCTTGATTGTGTCATCATGTGCaatgatgtttatttttaagttgagGTGTTCCAAAAATGCAAATACTGTTGTCTTATTTTGTTCTCCTGTTCTTTATAATAACAAACTGGGTTTtttatgataaaaaatttgttgtatttgtataAATGTTGTCTTGCACCGTTGTAGTATGCTCCTTCCCATGGCCTAATCTCAGATGAATACAGACTTCTGAAAGACATTTATATTTTGTAATTTATTCATAGTCGTGAAGCAGTATATTTATAGATTGGTGGGTATGCATGAAGAATCGGGGGAAGGGTAAATTCAGGATGCTAGTAGGAATCGAATATCCCTAGTATAGGGGGTATTCGGGGGATATTCGAACCCCTATTCTAGAACAGGTATGCTACTAATAGAATACCCCCCCTATACTATTAGTAGCAAAAACCAAAACGCTACTAGTTCGAATACCCTCGaatacccccaaaaaactGAGAGTGTACATTTCTGTAATAGAAAGCGCCACctaaagagattt
This genomic stretch from Daphnia magna isolate NIES linkage group LG10, ASM2063170v1.1, whole genome shotgun sequence harbors:
- the LOC123477091 gene encoding uncharacterized protein LOC123477091 — encoded protein: MTQSSLSTARRLFGYPQKEIKQTLTEPGLIMKEYPRFKDFQNGSLFQVEFQLLYPDAKNFEKVFKEKFLFKILALANKKNIDIPDCPDECLKAVFVLLKLTPSIVKLRKVNFRLITERLIVFLKDNADLIQLSETRDPHLKQPFICCMGTMETPTNFWIVIDRDIILCGNDFATAFVNLFCSFYAFNLNFPQYLESFYGFF